From Pseudomonas sp. stari2:
ATGGCGGCCTGGTACGGGATTCGGAACGCAACATTGCCCGTCAGCGGCGGGACATCGGCATGGTGTTCCAACGCTTCAATCTGTTCCCGCACATGACCGCACTGGAAAACATTATCGAAGCACCGATTCAGGTGTTGGGTGTGCCGCGCAAAGCGGCGGAGGAACAAGCGCGGACGTTGCTCAAGCGTGTCGGGCTGGCGGAGAAGGCCAACCATTACCCGTCGATGCTTTCCGGTGGTCAACAGCAGCGGGTGGCGATTGCCCGGGCTTTGGCCATGAAACCCCAGGCGATGCTGTTCGACGAACCCACCAGTGCCCTGGACCCGGAAACCGTCGGTGAGGTCTTGCAAGTGATGAAGGAACTGGCGGAGGAGGGCATGACGATGGTGGTGGTCACCCATGAAATGGCTTTTGCCCGAGAGGTCGCCGACCGTGTGGTGGTACTCGATCAAGGTGAACTGATCGAGCAGGGACCGCCGGAGCAGATTTTCAGCCATCCCTCTCATCCCCGTACCCAAGCCTTTCTCAGCCGCGTGTTGTGAGATTCACAAGGATATTGACGATGCGTTTATCGAGCGTGTTTGCAGCCCTGTGTTGCGCTGCCGTTGTGCCCATGATCCAGGCTGCCGACCCGGTGGTGAAGGTTTACAACTGGTCCGACTACATCGGCCCCGACACCCTGAAGAACTTCGAAAAAGACAGCGCCATCAAGGTGCAGTACGACATCTTCGACACCAATGAAATGCTCGAGGCCAAGTTGCTTTCCGGGCACTCGGGGTATGACGTGGTGGTGCCTTCCAGCCAGTTTCTGTCGAAACAGATCCGCGCCGGCGCCTATCAGCCGCTCCAGCGTGAACTGCTGGATAACTGGAAGCACCTCGACCCGCGCTTGATGCAGCGTCTGGAGGCGGCCGATCCGGGCAATCGATATGCCGTGCCTTATATGTGGGGCACCGTGGGCATCGGCTACAACGAGGAGAAAGTGCGAGCGGTGCTGGGCAAGGACGTGCCGCTGGATTCCTGGGCCATGGTGTTCGATCCGCAGAACCTTTCCAGGCTCAAAAGCTGCGGCGTAGCCTTTCTTGATGCGCCGGTAAAGATCATCCCTCAAGCCATGCTTTATCTCGGGCTGGACCCCAACAGCGTCAAGCCGGACGACTACAAGCAGGCGTCGAAGCTGCTGATGACCTTGCGGCCGTCGGTGACTTACTTCAACTCATCGAAGTACACCGCGGATCTGGCCAATGGCGATATCTGTGTGGCGATCGGTTACTCCGGCGACGTGATGCAGGCTCAGACCCGGGCCCGCGAGGCCGGGAAAAACATCGATATCCGCTACGTCATTCCCAAGGAAGGCGTGAACCTGTGGTTCGACATGCTGGCGATTCCCAAGGATGCCAGCAACGTGGCCAACGCTCATGCGGTGATCAATTATTTGCTGCGACCCGAGGTGATTGCGTCGGTCAGTGACTACGTCGGGTATGCGAACCCGAACAAGGACGCCACGCCCTTGATGGACCCCAAGGTCAGCGGCAACCCGGGGATCTACCCGAACGACGAAGTGATCAGTCACACCTTTGTCTCCGCAGACCTGCCGGAAAACATCCAGCGTCTGATGACCCGCGAATGGAACCGGATCAAATCCGGTCAATGAATCCTTGTTTTGAAGAGCCTTTGCCATGCTGAATTTTTCTGCTCACGAGTATCCGTATCCGTCGCAACGCCAAAGCGTGTTTGCCCGTCGTGGCATGGTGGCGGCGTCCCAGCCGCTGGCCGCTCAGGCCGGTATCGAGATGATGCAAAAGGGTGGCAATGCAATCGACGCCGCGATAGCCACCGCAGCGGCGCTGACCGTGGTCGAGCCTACGGGTTGCGGTCTTGGCGGTGATGCTTTTGCTCTGGTCTGGTTCAAGGATCAGTTGCATGGACTCAATGCTAATGGTCATGCGCCGGCTGCTTTGAGCATCGAAGCCGTCAAGGAGGCCGGTCATGAACAAATGCCGTTGTATGGCTGGACGCCGGTAACGGTGCCCGGTTGTCCGTCGGCCTGGGCGGAGCTTTCTCAACGCTTTGGGGTGTTGCCGTTTGCTGATTTGCTGCAACCGGCGATCAGCCTGGCGCGGGATGGTTTTCCGCTGTCGCCTGTGGTTGCCCATCAGTGGCAGGTTGCTCTGGACGAGTTCAGTCCCCATCGCGACGCGGTGCTGGACGCCTGGTTCAATACCTTCCTGATTGAGGGGCGGGCGCCGAGGGCAGGGGAGCTGTTTCGCAATCCGGCGCAAGCGCGGACGCTTGAAGAGTTGGCTGAGAGCCGCTGTGAGAGTTTGTATCGTGGCGCTTTGGCCCAACGGCTGGATGCTCATTCGCGGGCTACTGGCGGGTATCTGCGAGCTACGGATCTGGAACATTACCGTGCGCAGTGGGTGGAGCCGATCCACGTCAATTATCGTGGTGTGGATGTCTGGGAAATCCCGCCAAGCGGTCAGGGTCTGGTTGCACTGATGGCGCTGAAGATCCTTGAGGGTTTCGACTTCGATCATCGCGACAGCCAACAGACCTGGCATCGTCAATTGGAGGCGATGAAGCTGGCCTACAGTGATGGCTTGCACTACATCACTGATCCACTGCACATGCGTGTGGCGGTGGCCGATCTGTTGAGTGATGACTACAGCGCTCGGCGTCGTGGCCAGATCAACGAGAAGGCTCAGCCACCCAAGCCTGGTGATCCTCACGCCAGCGGCACGGTGTATCTGGCGACGGCCGATGGCCAGGGCAATATGGTTTCGTTCATCCAGAGCAATTACCACGGCTTTGGTTCGGGTGTGGTGCTGCCAGACAGCGGCATTGCACTGCAGAACCGGGGGCAGGAGTTCAGTCTTGATCCGGACCATGCCAACTGCCTGGCGCCGGGCAAGAAGACGTTTCATACGATTATTCCGGGGTTCCTGACCAAGGATGGCAAGGCGCTAGGGCCGTTTGGCGTGATGGGCGGGTACATGCAGCCTCAGGGGCATGTGCAGATGGTCATGAATCTGGTGGATTTCGGATTGAATCCGCAGTCGGCGCTGGACGCTCCGCGATGGCAATGGTTGGGGGGGATGAAGGTTGGGATCGAGCAGGGAGCTTCTAGGGATCTGGCCAATGCCTTGATGCGCCTGGGGCATGAAGTGCGGATTGCCTGTGATCTGACGGATTATGGACGGGGGCAAATTATTCTTCGCGATCCGGTCAGCGGCGTGTTGTGTGGCGGGACTGAGCCGAGGGCGGATTCGCATATTGCGGCTTGGTAAGGCTGAGAGTTTAAATGTAGCGAACTTCTTCGAATGTGGCGGTATTTTAGATTAACTACACTAAATGAGCCTTTAGTTGAGCTATACGAAAATCCGCTGCTTATTCAATGGAGAAGGTCATCAAATGAACGCCAAAGACGTCATTGCCGCCCTTGAGCTTGAAGCTCATGTCGAGGGCGGCTATTTCCGCAGGACATTTCAGGCAGATCATCGAGATATGCTCGAAACCCGGGCCGGCCCACGTTATTTGATGACGTCCATTTATTACCTGTTGACTGAGGAATCACCAATTGGCCAGTTCCATTTCAACCAGTCGGACATCCTGCATTATTTCCATCTGGGCGACGCCATCGAGTACAGCCTTATTCATGCTGACGGTTCGTTGCAGACGCTAGTGATGGGCAGCGACATTCTGGCAGGACAACATTTGCAAATGCACGTACCGGGCGGAATCTGGAAAGCCTCCAGGCTGCTCAATGGCGAAAGCGGATTTGGCTTGATCAGCGAAGCGGTTTCACCGGGATTTGATTTCGCGGATATGGAAATGGGGAATCGGCGGAAGCTCACAATGCAGTATCCACAGCATAGAGAGCTGATAGAAAAGCTGACGCGTCACGAGGATTGAGAGCCGTACATTTGAAATAGAGAGATCGCCGCGCATCAAAGGCAAGGTGCGTTGGAGAGTCACGGTGGAGATTGAAATCGGGTGCGCAACCGGACGGATCTCGTAATATTTTGTTACGTGTAATGTATATTATGTTAAACCAGATGCTATGTCAGAAATGTTCATGAGCAGCCTAAGGCCCTGATTCGACAATCCCGCTTCTGACGTCCACTCTCTCAACGGGCCATGTACGTTGTGTTCATGGTGAACCATTGTCAGTGCCGTTACGCTTCTGGTCAGCGTGTCCCGCTGCTCGTGCAGACCGGAGATGCGGCGCCTTTACCCAAGCTCGTTCCCTTCATCTATGTCCAGCTCAAGCTCAGGCATCGTGCATTTAACACTACCGCGGCGCACCTACGTGCTATCCAAGCTCACCGACAGGTCTTTACCCGAAGTGATGTCCTTATCTTTGGCATTGACCACGATCACCGCAGGTGACTGGTAATACTCGACCGGAAAATCGAACACCTCGGGACGCTGGGCAACCGCCTTGGCCACATCCACGTCGAACCCGTCCAGCTGATTTTGCTCATTGAGATCAGCGTCCGCGTTCCCGCTGGCGTCGTCATCACCCTCGTTGAAAAACGGGCGCTTTGCAAATACTCAGTTCATAGGTAACGTAACGCTCACTACAAAATAAATTTCTTTCTCTGCATGAAAAACTGGCTGGCGCTAATACTCGGTTTACCTACTGCCAATGCCACCGAACGCATGCGGGCGTGGCGTGCCTTGAAAGCATCGGGTGCAGCGGTGTTGCGCGATGGAGTCTATCTCTTGCCCGACATCGGCACCTGTCGTGAAACGCTGGCCGCTGTCGAACGCGACATTCTGGCCATCAATGGCACCGCATTTATCCTGCCCGTCGTCGACCCTGGCGGTGAGCGTTTTGTCCATTTGTTCGATCGCAGCGATGACTACGACAAGCTGCGCGCTGAAATCGAAGCGTGCGCGGGACTTCTCAATACTGAAAGCGTCTCGGCCATTACGAAACAGGTTCGCAAGCTGCGTAAAACTTACGAGCAGTTGACCCATATCGATTACTTCCCAGGCAGGCCGAGGCAGCAGACGGACCAAGCCTTGCGGGGGCTTGAAGTTGCCATCAGCCGCGCCCTGTCCCCGGACGAGCCACACAGCAGCAGCCAGCCTGTCACGGTGCTTAATTGTGATGATTACCGGGGACGTGTCTGGGCAACCCGCAAACGTCCGTGGGTTGATCGCCTGGCTTGCGCCTGGCTTATCCGCCGTTTCATTGACCCTGACGCCCGGATCCTCTGGCTGAACACGCCGCAGGATTGTCCGGCCGATGCCTTGGGGTTCGATTTTGATAACGCGGATTTCAGCCATGTCGGCAACCGCGTGAGCTTTGAAGTTTTGCAAGCCAGTTTTGAACTCCAGGACTGCGGCCTGAACCGCATTGCGGCGCTGGTGCATTACCTCGATGTTGGTGGTGTTCAACCTGAAGAGGCTGCCGGTATCGAGCGCGTGCTCACGGGGCTGCGCGAAACTATCCTCCATGACGACCACCTTCTTGCTGCTGCGAGTGCTGTCTTCGATGGCCTGCTCGCCGGGTTTGTGAACGATGACCAATCCAACGAGTAAAGTGATGGCACCCACGATTGAAAACCAATTGCCGAGGCCGCAAACCGTCAGTCTGCGTGAGGCGTTCTGGTTTTGGCTGAAGCTCGGCTTTATCAGCTTCGGTGGGCCAGCCGGGCAAATTTCGATCATGCACCAGGAGTTGGTAGAGCGGCGGCGCTGGATCTCCGAACGCCGCTTCCTGCATGCGCTCAACTACTGCATGCTGCTGCCCGGGCCTGAAGCCCAGCAGTTGGCGACTTACATTGGCTGGCTGATGCATCGAACCTGGGGGGGCGTGATCGCGGGGGCACTGTTCGTGCTGCCCTCCTTGTTCATTCTGATCGCCCTGTCCTGGATGTATATCGCATTCGGCGAAGTGCCCGTGGTGGCCGGGCTCTTCTATGGGATCAAGCCCGCCGTGACGGCTATTGTGGTGCAAGCGGCCCATCGGATCGGATCTCGGGCGCTGAAAAATAACTGGCTG
This genomic window contains:
- a CDS encoding amino acid ABC transporter ATP-binding protein; translated protein: MAHQSDELIIEALNIHKSFGNLEILKGISLQVRRGEVVVLIGASGSGKTTFIRCINLLEDIQSGEIRVNGQSMGYRTKADGGLVRDSERNIARQRRDIGMVFQRFNLFPHMTALENIIEAPIQVLGVPRKAAEEQARTLLKRVGLAEKANHYPSMLSGGQQQRVAIARALAMKPQAMLFDEPTSALDPETVGEVLQVMKELAEEGMTMVVVTHEMAFAREVADRVVVLDQGELIEQGPPEQIFSHPSHPRTQAFLSRVL
- a CDS encoding polyamine ABC transporter substrate-binding protein — protein: MRLSSVFAALCCAAVVPMIQAADPVVKVYNWSDYIGPDTLKNFEKDSAIKVQYDIFDTNEMLEAKLLSGHSGYDVVVPSSQFLSKQIRAGAYQPLQRELLDNWKHLDPRLMQRLEAADPGNRYAVPYMWGTVGIGYNEEKVRAVLGKDVPLDSWAMVFDPQNLSRLKSCGVAFLDAPVKIIPQAMLYLGLDPNSVKPDDYKQASKLLMTLRPSVTYFNSSKYTADLANGDICVAIGYSGDVMQAQTRAREAGKNIDIRYVIPKEGVNLWFDMLAIPKDASNVANAHAVINYLLRPEVIASVSDYVGYANPNKDATPLMDPKVSGNPGIYPNDEVISHTFVSADLPENIQRLMTREWNRIKSGQ
- a CDS encoding gamma-glutamyltransferase family protein, whose protein sequence is MLNFSAHEYPYPSQRQSVFARRGMVAASQPLAAQAGIEMMQKGGNAIDAAIATAAALTVVEPTGCGLGGDAFALVWFKDQLHGLNANGHAPAALSIEAVKEAGHEQMPLYGWTPVTVPGCPSAWAELSQRFGVLPFADLLQPAISLARDGFPLSPVVAHQWQVALDEFSPHRDAVLDAWFNTFLIEGRAPRAGELFRNPAQARTLEELAESRCESLYRGALAQRLDAHSRATGGYLRATDLEHYRAQWVEPIHVNYRGVDVWEIPPSGQGLVALMALKILEGFDFDHRDSQQTWHRQLEAMKLAYSDGLHYITDPLHMRVAVADLLSDDYSARRRGQINEKAQPPKPGDPHASGTVYLATADGQGNMVSFIQSNYHGFGSGVVLPDSGIALQNRGQEFSLDPDHANCLAPGKKTFHTIIPGFLTKDGKALGPFGVMGGYMQPQGHVQMVMNLVDFGLNPQSALDAPRWQWLGGMKVGIEQGASRDLANALMRLGHEVRIACDLTDYGRGQIILRDPVSGVLCGGTEPRADSHIAAW
- a CDS encoding cupin domain-containing protein, whose protein sequence is MNAKDVIAALELEAHVEGGYFRRTFQADHRDMLETRAGPRYLMTSIYYLLTEESPIGQFHFNQSDILHYFHLGDAIEYSLIHADGSLQTLVMGSDILAGQHLQMHVPGGIWKASRLLNGESGFGLISEAVSPGFDFADMEMGNRRKLTMQYPQHRELIEKLTRHED
- a CDS encoding chromate resistance protein ChrB domain-containing protein, which produces MKNWLALILGLPTANATERMRAWRALKASGAAVLRDGVYLLPDIGTCRETLAAVERDILAINGTAFILPVVDPGGERFVHLFDRSDDYDKLRAEIEACAGLLNTESVSAITKQVRKLRKTYEQLTHIDYFPGRPRQQTDQALRGLEVAISRALSPDEPHSSSQPVTVLNCDDYRGRVWATRKRPWVDRLACAWLIRRFIDPDARILWLNTPQDCPADALGFDFDNADFSHVGNRVSFEVLQASFELQDCGLNRIAALVHYLDVGGVQPEEAAGIERVLTGLRETILHDDHLLAAASAVFDGLLAGFVNDDQSNE